From the Solanum lycopersicum chromosome 10, SLM_r2.1 genome, one window contains:
- the LOC101259985 gene encoding transcription factor bHLH162-like codes for MAVPDQIDAAVNYIEKLKMNLEKNKKHLEELKMGLKRAQSLNQTNEPGPITKSPTQIEFHEMGLNMVVVLITSLNNIATFNNIIRLCHEEDVEVVSTNFTLNGNSTLQISHETKMNKSSTTLFDKMKELIYGPSHDGNDVDSQLHLWDYKIEFDALELLPTTSQNPNMYSYMQNIYEIPTFF; via the exons ATGGCAGTGCCAGATCAAATAGATGCAGCAGTGAACTacatagaaaaattgaaaatgaatttaGAGAAGAACAAGAAGCACTTGGAAGAATTGAAAATGGGCCTAAAGAGGGCCCAATCACTCAATCAAACTAATGAGCCCGGCCCAATTACAAAGTCACCAACTCAGATTGAATTCCATGAAATGGGCCTAAACATGGTTGTTGTTTTAATAACTAGCCTTAATAATATAGCCACTTTTAATAACATCATTCGATTATGCCATGAGGAAGATGTTGAAGTTGTGTCTACCAACTTTACACTCAATGGGAACTCTACACTGCAAATTTCTCATGAAACTAAG atgaATAAAAGTTCAACGACTTTGTTTGATAAGATGAAGGAGTTGATTTATGGACCCTCTCATGATGGAAATGATGTGGATTCCCAATTACATTTATGGGActacaaaattgaatttgatGCATTGGAATTATTACCAACAACAAGTCAAAATCCTAACATGTATAGTTACAtgcaaaatatttatgaaattccTACTTTTTTCTAA
- the LOC104649466 gene encoding transcription factor bHLH162-like, giving the protein MERRMKSKLPPAGPKIERKYVEKNRRNYMKKLYNQLHSLIPTSKETIMTVPDQIDAAVNYIENLKMNLEMNNKYLEELKMGLKKAQSFNPTNEPGPITKSQPQIEFHEMGPNMVVVLITSLNNIATFNNIIRLCYVEGVEVVSTRFELNGNSTLQISHETTKINRSSAMELIGTNLCDKMKELIYGPSYMESQLHLWDYKIEFDTLEYYLLPTRSKNPNMYSYMQN; this is encoded by the exons atggaAAGGCGTATGAAGTCGAAATTACCTCCGGCAGGTCCAAAAATTGAAAGGAAATATGTGGAGAAAAATAGAAGGAATTATATGAAGAAACTCTATAATCAACTTCATTCCTTGATCCCTACGTCTAAG GAAACAATAATGACAGTGCCAGATCAAATAGATGCAGCAGTGAATTACATAGAAAACttgaaaatgaatttggagATGAACAATAAGTACTTGGAAGAATTGAAAATGGGCCTAAAGAAGGCCCAATCATTCAACCCAACTAATGAGCCCGGCCCAATCACAAAGTCACAACCTCAGATTGAATTCCATGAAATGGGCCCAAACATGGTTGTTGTTTTAATAACTAGCCTTAATAATATAGCCACTTTTAATAACATCATTCGATTATGCTATGTGGAAGGTGTTGAAGTTGTGTCTACAAGATTTGAACTCAATGGAAACTCAACACTACAAATTTCTCATGAAACAACTAAG ATCAATAGAAGCTCAGCGATGGAATTAATAGGTACAAATTTGTGTGATAAGATGAAGGAGTTAATTTATGGACCCTCTTATATGGAATCTCAATTACATTTATGGGActacaaaattgaatttgataCATTGGAGTACTACTTATTACCAACAAGAAGTAAAAATCCAAACATGTATAGTTACAtgcaaaattaa
- the LOC138339095 gene encoding serine/threonine-protein phosphatase 7 long form homolog, whose protein sequence is MANDSEYKLDPGPLESNVLTGQLTHRSQDIWEGNVNMILNTRREDGNFWKLIEKYPIHPRVLEVIRLSGLYGVYKSNRPAIDRSLITALVERWRPETHTFHFRTGEATITLQDVEVLYGLPMNGDPVLGNEMIRTIEDWQNICQRLLGFVPSREDFKKNSIKVAAFNSHMLSQPHLSNMATQDMVNQKARCFMFWMIAGMMMADTSGGYLKLMYLPMLEDVNKIGSYSWGSATLAYLYHFLCKASQSTQNEIAGFLPLLQIWAWERVTVLRPQIVAHRDARTICHVGLPRGPHATRWFAHLSWTNTTKHVLKVYRDALDSMIEDQFIWEPYSDDLIESLPLYCHAGRDIWRVRVPIFCWDVVEVHLPDRVMRQFGLQQAIPTPFPFDSNHFRHDRRGRPNTNWELEHAHWLSFWNQRLQYSCDAPVNNEPLCYDDPYLIWFRRITRLVIGNPNSRPQNQQGYVPNSTAYETMVRHIHSMVDEAKTLGDNPSYEALYMFRKMVRDQGSDCLKYVHEADRVHVSADYRRDVVQPVQLHHPVRRRGKGGVAGRRERAVERAQTHVEIDQATQNVQEALEDDQATSNYNIGSISGGCTHEFTQASNMTYQLSETDIMPYVMPQTLQISSHPSLSSLENVIGNFENVPNFNSSPVPLIIETPDATNSLEDPNHDVDDNDPKDASEGGDTTIQNSEPSRREKRKIKLKPCGTGGHYAIQHVQKQRAKNK, encoded by the exons ATGGCTAATGATAGTGAATACAAGTTGGATCCTGGTCCATTGGAATCGAATGTATTAACGGGACAACTTACTCATAGATCACAAGATATATGGGAAGGAAATGTTAATATGATTCTTAATACGAGGAGAGAAGATGGAAATTTTTGGAAGCTCATAGAGAAATATCCCATCCATCCACGAGTTCTTGAAGTAATTAGGTTATCTGGATTATATGGTGTTTACAAATCTAATCGGCCTGCTATTGACCGTAGTTTGATCACTGCACTAGTTGAGCGTTGGCGTCCCGAAACTCACACTTTTCACTTTAGAACAGGCGAAGCAACAATTACCTTGCAGGACGTAGAGGTGTTGTATGGATTACCTATGAATGGTGATCCAGTACTTGGTAATGAAATGATAAGGACCATAGAGGATTGGCAAAACATTTGTCAAAGATTATTAGGTTTTGTTCCTTCTCGTGaagacttcaaaaaaaattccatcaagGTCGCTGCATTTAATTCACACATGTTAAGCCAGCCACATTTGTCGAACATGGCAACACAAGATATGGTTAATCAGAAGGCAAGATGTTTCATGTTCTGGATGATTGCAGGTATGATGATGGCGGATACATCTGGTGGTTATTTGAAGCTTATGTACCTGCCTATGCTCGAAGACGTCAATAAAATTGGATCTTATAGTTGGGGGAGTGCGACCTTGGCATACTTGTACCATTTTCTTTGTAAAGCTTCACAGAGTACCCAAAATGAGATAGCCGGATTTTTGCCACTACTTCAG ATTTGGGCGTGGGAGAGAGTCACTGTTCTCCGTCCTCAAATAGTAGCCCACAGAGATGCGAGAACTATTTGTCATGTTGGTTTGCCTAGGGGTCCGCATGCTACTAGATGGTTTGCACATCTTAGTTGGACGAATACTACCAAGCATGTGTTGAAAGTTTATAGGGATGCACTTGACTCTATGATAGAAGATCAG tTTATTTGGGAACCGTATTCCGATGACTTAATTGAGAGTCTTCCTCTCTATTGTCATGCTGGACGAGACATATGGCGAGTTAGAGTTCCAATATTTTGTTGGGATGTGGTCGAGGTTCATTTGCCAGATCGTGTTATGAGGCAATTTGGACTACAACAAGCTATACCAACTCCGTTTCCATTTGATTCCAACCACTTTCGCCATGATCGTCGAGGAAGACCAAACACAAATTGGGAGTTGGAACATGCACATTGGTTATCATTTTGGAACCAACGTCTCCAATATAGTTGTGATGCACCGGTTAATAATGAACCACTTTGCTATGATGATCCATATCTTATTTGGTTCAGGCGCATTACTCGTCTTGTTATTGGTAATCCTAATTCACGTCCTCAAAATCAACAAGGTTATGTGCCTAATTCGACGGCATATGAAACTATG gtGCGGCATATTCATTCGATGGTTGATGAAGCTAAAACACTTGGTGATAATCCATCATATGAGGCGTTATACATGTTTAGAAAAATGGTGCGAGATCAAGGTTCTGATTGTTTGAAATATGTCCATGAGGCTGACAGGGTTCATGTGTCAGCCGATTATAGAAGAGATGTGGTACAACCTGTCCAGTTACATCACCCAGTTCGTAGGCGAGGAAAAGGTGGTGTTGCAGGTAGGAGAGAACGTGCTGTTGAAAGAGCACAAACACATGTTGAAATAGATCAGGCCACACAAAATGTCCAAGAAGCCTTAGAAGATGATCAAGCAACATCCAATTATAATATTGGTTCTATTTCAGGAGGTTGCACTCATGAATTCACTCAGGCATCAAATATGACATATCAACTGTCAGAAACAGATATCATGCCATACGTGATGCCACAGACTCTACAAATATCAAGTCATCCAAGTCTTTCATCACTTGAGAATGTCATTGGTAATTTTGAGAATGTCCCAAATTTTAACTCATCGCCTGTGCCTCTGATCATTGAAACCCCTGATGCCACTAATAGTTTAGAGGACCCGAATCATGATGTGGACGATAATGATCCAAAGGATGCAAGTGAAGGCGG